ACTTCGCAGCTTTCTTGAGTAGCACTCAAAAAGGCCTTTTGGAGTAAGGCGTAAAAAGCGGGACGGAACGGATAATCAACGAAATGTTCAAAGCGCCGCCCCCTGATGCGAAACCGTTCAAGCCCGATGAGGCGCGCCGCAGTGAGGTTAACAGCGAGGATAACCCCGGTGCGGTCGAGGGTCACATAACCGACCGGCGCGAAATCGAAGAGGTCGGTGTACTTTTCGAGCATGGTTTCGAGTTCATAGCGGGTGTCGCGCAGTTCTGCATTCTGAAGTTCCAGTTCAACCCGATGCACCTGGAGTTCGTGCAGCAGTCTGAGGGGTTCATTGCTGAGATCGGGGGGGTGGGCTAAGCGTTCTTCCGCACGACGGCGCAGTGCGGCAAGATCCTTTTTATACTCTTCGTTATCTGTCACCATGAGAGCCCCTTCCTGATCAACCTTTAACCTGCAGCAGCACTGAGAGATCCTGACCGAGGGCAACGATACCCGCCGGTTGGCCATCGACATCCAACATCTGCCCGGTCGACCATTGGATACTAAAAGTCTCCCCGGTTTTCGTCTCAAACGGCGTGGTGAAGTTCAAACCTGAGTCTGCCGATAGCATCTTTTTCAAGCGCGTTGCGGCCTGCCCCCCCCTCGGCCCCGGGATGAACAGCTCGAAAAAGTTTTTATGCAGAACCTCGTCCCGGCGGCAACCCAGCAGTTTTTCCGCAACGGGGTTGAACTCCAGAATTTTCCCGTCCTGCGCCAGACAGATGACCGTAAATGTCGAGGCGTGTACGATCGTCCGCAGCATGCTCGTGGTTGCGCGTAACTCAGCCTCTATTTTCTTGGCCGCCGTGATGTTGGTAAAGGTCATAACCACACCGTCGATCTTATCCTCCAGGGTGCGATACGGCAGAATGCGCACCATAAACCAGCGGCCGTCTGCGGTGGCAACTTGGCGCTCATTGAAGATCAGGCTGTCCAGCACCTCCCTTGCCACCGCCGGCAGCTCCGGATAGAGCAGATCGCTGGCAATATCGGTCAACGGCCGGCCGATATCGCTCGGAATCAGCTTGAAAACTTCATTGACGCCGCGGGTGAAGCGTCTGACGCTAAGCTCTTTATCCAGAAAAATCGTGACAATCCCGGTACTGTTGAGCAGATTTTTCATGTCGTTGCTGACCCGCGCCAGCTCATCCATCTTGGCTCTCTGTTCGGCATTGACCGTCTGCAACTCTTCATTCATCGATTGCATCTCTTCTTTCGAGGTGGTCAACTCCTCGTTGGTCGACTGCAGTTCTTCATTGGTCGACTGCAGCTCTTCATTGGTCGACTTGAGCTCTTCCTGAGAGCTCTGCATCACCTCACGGGCGGCCTGTAATTCCTCATGGCTGCGATTAAGCTCCAGTTCCAACTCCGCAATACGGGCAACTTCTGCCCCCGCCTCTTTTGAGCGCCCTTGCGCTTTTGTGGTTGGCAACGCGGCGACGGCGTTAAAAACGATCAACACCATTCCCGCAAGCTCTTCGGGACTCGACAGCGGCTGAATCAGCACGTCGACTCTCTGTGTCCGCCCCAGAGCTTCGACTGTCAGCCCGTTGATCTTGATGGCCTCTTTTTTGACAACCGCCTTTTTCAGCCCCCCCGTCAACTCGAAACGCAGACCCTCGCGCGCCATGACGAAGATATTCCAGTTGGCCTTGCCGGCCGCCGGCTCCAGGTATTGCCCGGTGCGCCCGTTGATGCAGAGGATATCCCCCTGCTCATTGACCAGCACTGCAGGTGAGGTGTGATTCCGCAGAATAAGCTGGTCCGTTAGAGATTGGAGGTTGGCTTTCGGCTTGTGCATGGTCAAATCCTTGGAGATATCGAGAGGATGGTGGGCAAAGCCCGCCGGAAAATCGACCGGTTCGACAGGCTGACTCGACTTCCGTTTGCGGAACAGGCGCGATTTGGGATGAAGGGTCATAAAAAGATCAGTAAAACTGCCGATACTCTCGGCGCTCCCCAGAAACAGGACCCCTTCTGGAATCAGACTGTAGTGGAAGAGGGGCAGAAGTTTGCGCTGAAGATCCGCATTGAGATAGATCAACAGATTCCGGCAAACGACGAGGTTCAGCCTGGTGAAGGGGGGGTCCATAATGACATTCTGGGTGGCGAAGGTCACCATCTCGCGAATCTCTTTACAGATCTGGTAACTGTTCTCCTCTGCGATGAAGAAGCGGTTCAGACGCTCCGCTGAGACATCGGCGGCGATATTCGCCGGGTAATGCCCCTGCCGCGCCCTGGCGATCGCATCCGGATCGAGATCGGTGGCAAAGATCTGTAGCGTATAGCGCTCCTTTGGCCGCAGTTGCTCAAGCATTTCAGCGAAAATGATCGCCAGGGAATAGGCTTCTTCCCCGGTCGAACAGCCCGCACACCAGGCCCGCACCACACCTGTCGCCGGCCGCTCGGCCAGAAACCAGGGCATGACATCGGCCTTGAGCAGTTCCCATTCCTCCGGATCGCGGAAAAAGCTGGTGACGCCGATCAACAACTCCTTGAACAGGAGTTCGATCTCCTGGGGGTTCTCGCGCAAAAACCGAATGTAATCGTTTATTTTACCCAGCTGGTGAATCCCCATCCTCCGTTCGATGCGGCGGGAGATGGTGGTTTTTTTATAGTCAGAAAAATCGTGACCGGTTTTGGTTCGCAGCAGGATGGCGATCTTCTCCAGGGAACTCTGTTCCTTGTCGTCCAGCAGTGGAGCGCTACTCTCATGGCTGGTAACGTAGCGATGATAATCGATAATCCGGACGGGAAGTTGATCTGTCGGCGCGACAATGTCGGCCAGCCCGGCATTGATCGCGCTACGCGGCATGCTGTCAAATTTTGCGGATTCCGGGTCCTGCACCGCAGCCAGACCCGAATTCTCCCGGATGGCACGTAAGCCCATGGTCCCGTCTGAGCCCATCCCCGACAGGATGATGCCGATGCTCCGCTCCTTGCAGTCATCGGCCAGGGAGCGCAGGAAATAATCGATCGGCAGCCGCAGACCACGCGGCGCGGCCGGCTCAAACAGATGGAGTCGACCGTGCAGGATCGACATATCCTTGTTGGGTGGAATCACGTAGACCGAATCCGGTTTAACCAGCATCCGGTCTTCGGCCTGAACAACCGGCATGCTGGTGGCCGAACGGAGAATTTCGGGCAGCATCCCCTTATGGGTCGGATCGAGATGCTGGACGATCACGTAGGCAATCCCGCTTTTTTGCGGGACATACCGCAGAAACTGGTCCAGCGCCTCCATTCCGCCGGCGGATGCACCGATGCCCGCGATAGCAAAAGGTCGCGACGTCTTCGGCGATGGAAGGTTTTCTGACCCTGAGGGAGTCACTTTTTGTTTGTCTGCGGTTTTTTTTCGCTGAGTCATATACCCATTCTAACAGCTAAAAGTAAAAAGTTAAAATGACCAGTTTGCCCCCCCCCAAGAGCACGACCCTTGGCGGCGGTCAACAGCAGACCACAACAAAAAAGCGCATAAAAACTCGGTGAAAGGGTTGATGCGACCCGTCATGCTTTGCGGCGCAGTTTAAGAAGCCGGATAAACGCAAGATCGCGACTGCGAATTTTATCGGCGATGATCTCTCTGGTCGGGTAAGCGTAGAACCCCTGACCGGTTTTGATGCCAAGCTGACCCTGAAGGTTCATCTCCTTGAGGATCCCTGGCACCGTAGGCGTACAGTCGAGTTCGGGACCCAGGTTGGTCATGACGCTCTGCCAGGTGTCCAGCCCGCCAAAATCGGCCGTCTCCAACGGCCCGATGACCGACCAGCGGAAGCCTGGCCCCGCCGTTATCGCCATGTCAATATCATGCCGGTCTGCCACGCCGCTCGCAACCAGATGCAAAGCCTCCCGCAGGAGGGCGGCCTGCAACCGGTTGGCGATAAACCCCGGAACGTCTTTCCGCAAAACAACGGGAACCTTGCCAACCAGACGGAGCAGATCCAGGACGGCCATGATGATCTCATCCGGAGTGTCCTTCGATTTGATGACTTCGACCAGCGGCACCAGATGAGCGGGATTGAAGAAGTGTGTAATAACCACCCGTTCAGGTCTTGCAAGATGCTTGGTCATTTCGGTCAGCGGCAGGGTCGAGGTGTTGGAAGCGATGATCGCCGTCACCGGGGCCTGAGCTTCAATCTCGGCCAAAATTTGCCATTTCAGTGCCAGGTTCTCCGTTACCGCTTCGGTAATAAACTCGGCTGTGCCGACTGCTTCCTTTAGACTGCATAGGGGGTTGATATTATCCAACGCAGCCTGCCGCGCAGCACCGGACACCAACCCTTCATCGACGAGCAACATCAGGTCTATTCCGATCAGATCCCTGGCCTGGGCCAGTACTTCCGGGCTGCTGTCATAGAGTGCAACCCGGCAGCCGTGCAAGGCATAAACCAGAGAGATACCGCGCCCCATGATACCTGCACCGATCACAGCAACTTTATCCATCATCACCCATTCCTCCTGATTCCTGATCTTTGTTAATGGGCTGCAACCGCAGCGCTCGTGAATGAATGAATGAGAATATTAATCCACACTCTGGTTATCTACTTGGCTCAACGAATGCTGAGGATGTGCTCATGGCACCCATGGAAGGGTTCATATGGCCCTAGAAAGGGTGCGCGAAGGCACATCTTTGCCCAAGCGGAGTGAACTGGATAACCAGAATTCACAATACCGTTCTATAGTTCATGCTAAAGTATATATTCAAAAATAGGAATACATTTTGCCTTAAGCGCCTGTTTTGGTCTTGCATCTGAGCATAGTTTCTATATAGTAAAACAGCGTTTTCTCTATATCAACCATCGCCCTGGTCGCGGCACTGTCTCAAAAAACGCCCGGTGTTCCACCGACGTTCGAAAGCCCTGAGGGCCAGCCACAACCCTGCGATGTTGAGCATTTTACCTTGTACCATGCAGGAGAAATTACCGTCATTATGGCCTCTGAATACCTCATCGAAACGCGCAGTCTGACCAAAAACTTTTCTGGCTTCACCGCCGTTGATAAAGTCAACCTCAGGGTAAAACAGGGCTCAATCCATGCTCTGATCGGACCCAACGGAGCGGGCAAGACGACCGTTTTTAACCTGCTGACGAAATTCCTCATCCCTTCGGGCGGAAGCATTTTGTATAAAGGGGTGGATATCACCCACGAAAAACCCGCCGATATTGCGCTGCGTGGTATCATCCGCTCCTTCCAGATCTCGGCGGTCTTCCCCAAGCTGTCCCCTTTCGAGAATGTCAGGGTGGCTCTGCAGCGTCGACTTGGCACCTGCTACCACTTTTGGAAACCGGCCTCGAGCCTCGACGTTTTGACCGCGCGGGCGCTGGAACTGCTCTCCGCCGTCGGGCTGGAGGAGTTTGCCCACCACCCGACGGTGGAACTCGCTTACGGTCAGAAACGGGCACTGGAGATCGCCACGACCCTGGCACTGGACCCTGAGCTCATGCTCCTGGACGAACCAACCCAGGGGATGGGAGCCGAGGACGTAGGGGAAATTACCGAACTGGTGCGCAAGGTATCCGCGAATCGTACTATTTTGATGGTCGAACACAACCTGAAAGTGGTGGAGAGCCTGGCAGATCGGATCACTGTTCTGCAGCGCGGCGCTATTCTGGCTGAGGGGAGTTATGATGAGGTTTCTCAGGACCCACTGGTGATGGAGGCCTATATGGGGACCGCAGATGCCTGACATTCAAGCGACGACGATTCTGTCGGTAAACGACCTGCACGCCCATTACGGCGAATCCCACATTTTACACGGGGTTAACTTTTCGGTTCAGCAGGGGGAACTTGTCACCCTGCTGGGACGCAACGGGTCCGGACGCACCACGATTCTCAAATCAATTCTAGGGCTGGTGGGGCGGCGCAGCGGTTCAATCCGGATTGCCGGGTATGAGACCGTAAAACTCCCTCCTCACCGCATTGCGCGCCTCGGGGTGGGGTATTGCCCTGAGGAGCGGGGGATCTTCTCCCGCCTCACGGTGGAAGAGAACCTGCTGCTCCCGCCAGTGGTCAAAAGTGGCGGAATGACCCAGGCCGAAATTTACGCCCTCTTTCCTAACCTGCTGGAACGCAGAAAAAGTATGGGGACCCGTTTGTCGGGAGGGGAACAGCAGATGCTGGCCATGGCGCGCATCCTGCGCACCGGCGCCGACTTGTTGCTGCTTGATGAAATAACCGAAGGCCTGGCCCCGGTTATCGTTCAGGCCTTGGGCTCCCTGATTCGGCAGCTCAAGAAGCGGGGCTTCACTATTATTCTGGTCGAACAGAACTTTCATTTCGCCGCCGATCTGGCCGACAGACACTACGTGGTCGACCACGGCAATATCGTGGATATGATTTCAATGGAGGCCCTGGAGGCGAGCCGGGAACGGCTCAATGGTTATCTCGGGGTTTAACGCAGGACCAATCAATAGAGGGAAGGAACCGCATCATGAAAAAAAGTTTTATGCAGTTCATCACAGGGTTCGCTGTTTTCGGCCTGGCCATGACCGCCAGCGCGGCGGGGATTTCGAGCAACGTAGTTAAAATTGGCGTCCTTACCGACATGTCCGGAGTCTACTCAGCGATTGGCGGCGAAGGAAGCGTGACCGCGGCAAAAATGGCGATAGAGGACTTTGGCGGCAAGGTTCTGGGCAAGCCGATTCAACTGATTTCAGCTGACCACCAGAACAAGGCAGACATTGCTTCAACCAAGGCGCGCGAGTGGGCCGACACCGATCACGTTGATATG
Above is a genomic segment from Geopsychrobacter electrodiphilus DSM 16401 containing:
- a CDS encoding chemotaxis protein CheB: MTQRKKTADKQKVTPSGSENLPSPKTSRPFAIAGIGASAGGMEALDQFLRYVPQKSGIAYVIVQHLDPTHKGMLPEILRSATSMPVVQAEDRMLVKPDSVYVIPPNKDMSILHGRLHLFEPAAPRGLRLPIDYFLRSLADDCKERSIGIILSGMGSDGTMGLRAIRENSGLAAVQDPESAKFDSMPRSAINAGLADIVAPTDQLPVRIIDYHRYVTSHESSAPLLDDKEQSSLEKIAILLRTKTGHDFSDYKKTTISRRIERRMGIHQLGKINDYIRFLRENPQEIELLFKELLIGVTSFFRDPEEWELLKADVMPWFLAERPATGVVRAWCAGCSTGEEAYSLAIIFAEMLEQLRPKERYTLQIFATDLDPDAIARARQGHYPANIAADVSAERLNRFFIAEENSYQICKEIREMVTFATQNVIMDPPFTRLNLVVCRNLLIYLNADLQRKLLPLFHYSLIPEGVLFLGSAESIGSFTDLFMTLHPKSRLFRKRKSSQPVEPVDFPAGFAHHPLDISKDLTMHKPKANLQSLTDQLILRNHTSPAVLVNEQGDILCINGRTGQYLEPAAGKANWNIFVMAREGLRFELTGGLKKAVVKKEAIKINGLTVEALGRTQRVDVLIQPLSSPEELAGMVLIVFNAVAALPTTKAQGRSKEAGAEVARIAELELELNRSHEELQAAREVMQSSQEELKSTNEELQSTNEELQSTNEELTTSKEEMQSMNEELQTVNAEQRAKMDELARVSNDMKNLLNSTGIVTIFLDKELSVRRFTRGVNEVFKLIPSDIGRPLTDIASDLLYPELPAVAREVLDSLIFNERQVATADGRWFMVRILPYRTLEDKIDGVVMTFTNITAAKKIEAELRATTSMLRTIVHASTFTVICLAQDGKILEFNPVAEKLLGCRRDEVLHKNFFELFIPGPRGGQAATRLKKMLSADSGLNFTTPFETKTGETFSIQWSTGQMLDVDGQPAGIVALGQDLSVLLQVKG
- a CDS encoding 3-hydroxyacyl-CoA dehydrogenase family protein, which encodes MMDKVAVIGAGIMGRGISLVYALHGCRVALYDSSPEVLAQARDLIGIDLMLLVDEGLVSGAARQAALDNINPLCSLKEAVGTAEFITEAVTENLALKWQILAEIEAQAPVTAIIASNTSTLPLTEMTKHLARPERVVITHFFNPAHLVPLVEVIKSKDTPDEIIMAVLDLLRLVGKVPVVLRKDVPGFIANRLQAALLREALHLVASGVADRHDIDMAITAGPGFRWSVIGPLETADFGGLDTWQSVMTNLGPELDCTPTVPGILKEMNLQGQLGIKTGQGFYAYPTREIIADKIRSRDLAFIRLLKLRRKA
- a CDS encoding ABC transporter ATP-binding protein; the encoded protein is MASEYLIETRSLTKNFSGFTAVDKVNLRVKQGSIHALIGPNGAGKTTVFNLLTKFLIPSGGSILYKGVDITHEKPADIALRGIIRSFQISAVFPKLSPFENVRVALQRRLGTCYHFWKPASSLDVLTARALELLSAVGLEEFAHHPTVELAYGQKRALEIATTLALDPELMLLDEPTQGMGAEDVGEITELVRKVSANRTILMVEHNLKVVESLADRITVLQRGAILAEGSYDEVSQDPLVMEAYMGTADA
- a CDS encoding ABC transporter ATP-binding protein, with product MPDIQATTILSVNDLHAHYGESHILHGVNFSVQQGELVTLLGRNGSGRTTILKSILGLVGRRSGSIRIAGYETVKLPPHRIARLGVGYCPEERGIFSRLTVEENLLLPPVVKSGGMTQAEIYALFPNLLERRKSMGTRLSGGEQQMLAMARILRTGADLLLLDEITEGLAPVIVQALGSLIRQLKKRGFTIILVEQNFHFAADLADRHYVVDHGNIVDMISMEALEASRERLNGYLGV